From Nonlabens sp. Ci31, the proteins below share one genomic window:
- a CDS encoding aminomethyltransferase beta-barrel domain-containing protein, producing the protein MIGVTCISAGQFAAWYHGSECLGSGVIA; encoded by the coding sequence ATAATTGGGGTCACCTGTATTTCTGCTGGCCAGTTCGCCGCATGGTATCACGGTAGTGAGTGTTTAGGATCGGGTGTAATTGCTTAA
- a CDS encoding serine hydrolase domain-containing protein: protein MKKILLIIPLLIGCSSTKEKSEYESLFDYEGKYEYVDNTTLELKASAMDTTLYAVIDNAKYPLKFIAIDSFTDMQGSSVIFERDNSKKVISYKSDGQEFKLLTKDIDKSNMFPRKELFDKPENYEYKKPTETDDGLATGNLDEEFKNPKLIVDMVKETIEGNFPDVHSILIYKNNKLVLEEYFYGYDENTPHQLRSATKPFIGGILGIAVDQGFIKSEKDGLLPYFNSIYPDIANLDKRKKEITIENFLMYRHGMDCENNNPESKGNESKMMQSKDWVKYTLDLPIFGEPGISSSYCTGCALTLGSLVEIATDKKIEDFAKENLFEPLNISNYKWTFEPNQTSSDDFSQTYFTPRDLIKLAKLFKDGGKWNGNQIISKSWIDKTFNMDKGDYGYLWEHKYFIVDGRTYNSYLASGNGGQKINIWPELDMITVFTGGNYNSYQLYGKSTPPNEMIPNYILKSVK from the coding sequence ATGAAGAAAATACTTTTAATAATTCCTTTACTTATCGGTTGTTCGTCAACGAAAGAGAAATCTGAATACGAAAGTCTTTTCGACTACGAAGGAAAATACGAATATGTTGATAATACGACATTAGAACTTAAAGCATCAGCGATGGACACAACGCTTTATGCAGTAATAGATAATGCGAAATATCCTTTGAAATTTATTGCTATAGACAGTTTTACAGATATGCAAGGAAGTTCTGTGATTTTTGAGAGGGACAACTCAAAGAAAGTAATTAGCTATAAATCTGACGGTCAAGAATTCAAGTTACTAACAAAAGACATTGATAAATCGAATATGTTTCCGAGAAAAGAACTTTTCGATAAACCAGAAAATTACGAGTATAAGAAACCTACAGAAACTGATGACGGACTTGCAACAGGCAATTTGGATGAAGAATTCAAAAACCCCAAACTTATAGTCGATATGGTCAAAGAAACCATTGAGGGTAATTTTCCCGATGTACATAGCATCTTGATTTATAAAAACAATAAATTAGTACTTGAGGAATATTTTTACGGTTATGATGAAAATACACCACATCAATTAAGGTCTGCCACAAAACCTTTCATTGGCGGAATTCTTGGAATAGCGGTTGACCAAGGATTTATAAAAAGTGAAAAAGATGGACTACTACCCTATTTTAATTCTATATATCCAGATATCGCCAATTTAGACAAAAGAAAAAAAGAAATTACAATAGAAAATTTCTTAATGTATCGACACGGAATGGATTGTGAAAACAATAATCCTGAAAGTAAAGGAAATGAATCAAAAATGATGCAAAGTAAAGATTGGGTAAAATACACGCTCGATTTACCAATTTTTGGAGAACCGGGTATATCATCATCTTATTGTACAGGTTGCGCTTTGACTTTAGGCAGTTTAGTTGAAATAGCAACAGACAAGAAAATTGAGGATTTTGCAAAAGAAAATCTTTTTGAACCTTTAAACATTTCAAACTACAAATGGACTTTTGAACCAAATCAAACGAGTAGTGACGATTTTAGTCAAACGTATTTTACACCAAGAGACTTGATTAAATTAGCAAAATTATTTAAAGATGGTGGTAAGTGGAATGGAAATCAAATAATATCAAAAAGTTGGATTGATAAAACATTTAATATGGACAAAGGAGATTACGGCTATCTTTGGGAACATAAATATTTTATAGTTGACGGACGAACTTATAACTCATATTTAGCTTCGGGAAACGGCGGACAAAAAATTAATATTTGGCCTGAACTCGATATGATTACAGTATTTACTGGTGGAAACTATAATTCTTATCAATTGTATGGTAAAAGTACACCGCCAAACGAAATGATACCGAACTATATATTAAAGTCCGTGAAGTAA
- a CDS encoding MvaI/BcnI family restriction endonuclease, giving the protein MKKPITSQFDLLIEQGIITLDHLIKRNSKGKVVEKGPLFKIKPKGIELLFPPSESYNLMT; this is encoded by the coding sequence ATAAAAAAGCCAATAACTTCTCAATTTGACTTACTAATTGAACAAGGAATAATTACGCTTGACCATTTAATTAAGCGAAACTCAAAAGGAAAGGTTGTTGAAAAAGGTCCATTATTTAAAATTAAGCCGAAAGGGATTGAATTACTGTTTCCGCCAAGTGAAAGTTACAATTTAATGACATAG
- a CDS encoding toll/interleukin-1 receptor domain-containing protein — protein sequence MKVFISHSSTDKKFVRMLKDALVENSIEIWFDEDQLDLGDNLVSRLDYALDTSSHLVIILSPSSIKSDWVKFELKKALGNTRTGLMQKIIPIKYRNCEIPEELKDILYADLSKEVVLPTDDGRKIKFISDGFDAVFLKLVRAIQNNAKAFNEVEKEEIIKSIKSSQPIIKENSATIHRGNYELIGFNSAESKFKYQKIIFEQDDSISNIEELRPFLLPASLKPLINCKKGKRFEIRTDLPFSSYGHFAGFRIDDLKIAIDKKSRDEIFLNAGILYQVEIDLKENIIRFVNNFDFDPKDKILKAGENNYALAA from the coding sequence ATGAAAGTATTTATATCACATAGTAGTACCGACAAGAAATTTGTGAGAATGTTAAAAGATGCTTTAGTAGAAAATAGTATTGAGATTTGGTTTGACGAAGACCAACTTGATTTAGGTGACAATTTAGTATCAAGATTAGATTACGCTCTGGATACGTCTTCACACCTTGTAATCATTTTATCACCGAGTTCAATAAAGTCCGATTGGGTCAAATTTGAACTTAAAAAGGCTCTTGGTAATACTCGTACAGGATTGATGCAAAAAATAATTCCAATCAAGTATCGAAACTGTGAAATTCCAGAAGAATTAAAGGATATTCTTTACGCTGATTTATCGAAAGAAGTTGTTTTACCAACAGATGACGGTAGAAAAATAAAATTTATCTCGGACGGTTTTGATGCAGTATTTCTAAAACTAGTTAGGGCAATTCAAAATAACGCTAAAGCTTTTAATGAAGTTGAAAAAGAAGAGATTATAAAATCAATTAAGTCATCACAACCAATCATTAAAGAGAATTCAGCTACCATTCATCGTGGAAATTATGAACTAATTGGGTTTAATTCAGCGGAATCAAAATTCAAATACCAAAAAATTATATTTGAACAAGATGACTCTATATCAAATATTGAAGAATTGCGACCATTTTTATTGCCTGCGAGTTTAAAACCGCTAATAAATTGCAAAAAAGGAAAAAGATTTGAAATTCGAACAGATTTGCCATTTTCAAGTTACGGTCATTTTGCTGGATTCAGAATTGACGACTTGAAAATTGCAATCGATAAGAAATCCCGCGATGAGATATTTTTAAATGCCGGAATTTTATACCAAGTTGAAATTGATTTGAAAGAAAATATAATCAGATTTGTAAATAATTTTGACTTTGACCCTAAAGACAAAATCCTAAAAGCTGGCGAAAATAATTATGCTCTAGCTGCATAA
- a CDS encoding type II toxin-antitoxin system HipA family toxin has translation MGKGKFDIYVYADWIGLESVALIGILSAHFAKAKKAFSFEYDRAWLKSESLHLLDPDIDFFSGAQYPSNKENFGIFLDSMPDTWGKTLMKRRAAQDARTKNEKAQTLYEIDYLLGVYDQSRMGALRFKTDRNGPFLDNDEQCPTPPWSSLGDLQEAVNQLENDEHNETIRKWIAVLIAPGSSLGGARPKANILDSKKNLWIAKFPSKTDTIDKAAWEYLTYQLATNAGIKMAESKIERVSGNYHTFLTRRFDRENGNRIHFASAMTMTGNTEDNTKGTTPSYLEIVEFIENFGINIDINLHQLWRRIIFNIAISNTDDHLRNHGFILTDKGWILSPAYDLNPSIEKDGLSLNIDMNDNALDFELAKSVGPYFRLRESEMDTIINEVLQAVKNWKIIAKKIGIKNAEIELMSGAFRF, from the coding sequence ATGGGGAAAGGGAAATTTGATATTTACGTTTATGCAGATTGGATAGGTCTAGAATCTGTTGCATTGATAGGTATTCTGTCTGCTCATTTTGCCAAAGCTAAAAAGGCATTTAGTTTTGAGTATGACCGAGCGTGGCTTAAAAGTGAATCCCTACATCTACTTGATCCAGATATTGACTTTTTCTCTGGTGCGCAGTATCCATCAAACAAAGAGAATTTTGGGATCTTTCTAGACAGTATGCCCGACACTTGGGGAAAAACCTTAATGAAACGCAGAGCCGCTCAAGATGCAAGAACTAAAAACGAAAAAGCTCAAACACTCTATGAAATAGATTATTTATTAGGCGTTTATGATCAAAGCAGAATGGGAGCACTTCGTTTTAAAACTGATAGGAACGGACCTTTTCTCGATAATGATGAGCAATGTCCTACTCCACCATGGTCTTCTTTAGGTGATTTACAAGAGGCTGTTAATCAATTAGAGAATGATGAACATAACGAAACCATCAGAAAATGGATCGCAGTACTTATCGCTCCAGGTTCTTCATTAGGTGGAGCAAGGCCAAAAGCTAATATTCTAGATAGCAAAAAAAATCTATGGATTGCAAAATTTCCCTCCAAAACAGATACCATTGACAAAGCTGCGTGGGAATATCTAACATATCAACTAGCAACAAATGCTGGTATAAAGATGGCAGAATCTAAAATTGAAAGGGTCAGTGGCAATTATCATACATTTCTAACTCGTAGGTTTGATAGAGAAAATGGCAACAGGATTCATTTTGCATCTGCCATGACCATGACTGGTAATACAGAGGATAATACTAAAGGAACAACTCCTAGTTATTTAGAAATAGTTGAGTTTATTGAAAACTTCGGTATAAATATCGATATAAACCTACACCAGTTATGGCGTCGTATTATTTTTAATATCGCTATATCAAACACAGATGATCATTTACGCAATCATGGTTTCATTTTAACGGATAAAGGCTGGATCCTATCGCCAGCTTACGACTTAAATCCTTCCATTGAGAAGGATGGCTTATCCCTAAATATTGACATGAATGATAACGCGTTGGACTTTGAACTAGCAAAAAGTGTTGGTCCTTATTTCCGCTTACGCGAAAGCGAAATGGATACGATCATTAATGAAGTTTTACAAGCAGTTAAGAATTGGAAAATAATTGCTAAAAAAATAGGAATTAAAAATGCTGAGATAGAACTTATGTCTGGAGCATTTAGATTTTGA
- a CDS encoding helix-turn-helix transcriptional regulator, with protein MNSRKTILLPKYQKMFEQIGENIKLARKRRKLTTEQVSERAGIHRATLYRIEKGDHAVSIGLYFNVFRVLNLQDDFLKLASEDEFGRKLQDLDLL; from the coding sequence ATGAACTCCAGAAAAACTATTCTTCTCCCTAAATATCAAAAGATGTTTGAACAAATAGGTGAGAATATTAAATTAGCAAGAAAACGTAGAAAGTTAACTACTGAGCAAGTTTCAGAGCGAGCTGGTATTCATAGAGCTACACTTTATCGTATAGAAAAAGGCGATCATGCCGTTTCAATAGGTTTATATTTTAACGTATTTAGAGTCCTTAACCTTCAAGATGACTTTCTAAAGCTTGCCAGCGAGGATGAATTTGGTAGAAAGCTACAAGACCTTGATTTATTATAG
- a CDS encoding T9SS type B sorting domain-containing protein, with translation MIPIKSLGQAERNNWYFGALAGVSFNGGSLTSLNDNGILRPIAFGQIQGPDNIAVVNDPAGNLLFYTEGRVFKNRLQQNMPSTPTDEYAFRESQQVVTRNPGNPDQYYLFVIIQDGLMMRLSYTIVDMSLDNGLGDILLESAHTIVLNNVGQQMTTAQHANGRDIWVICQGNGTFNSFLVSPGGVSTVAIRSQTGLSPVDGNFNNFGAIETSPNNQLIAGIFSDLGKVLLFEFDNLTGQLNSIYEDEPAIASPLPFTGVEFSINSEVLYVTHNTAGIRQYDLSDLSQIPSFVSITPQTGGLAFSHLKRGPDGKIYVSNRGTSFLGAINDPNTLGIGCDYQTNVFNFSSGAHLLDLPTFLLPDRPEGISFLNICLGESTQLRFGTDFFSTNYEWDLGNGTTIMGSDTINYTYPVPGRYTVTVQGRDQFGSPTFSDSKEVIIYDSPVIAPIDDIYNCLEDTAFFFIFMEDEILGVLDPNVFQVSYYLNEEDALVRDNNVIEYTPGIGSQTVWVRIDNKLNFQCFDITSFDIITPEFFTIDIDTEQFLCDNSDLSLRAPDGFLSYEWNTGSTDQEIIINATGDYRLTVVKDLGNFTCEAFIVIDVSLASLPVIEMINITDWSANSNSIEVIMEEAGVYEYSLDNRIFQSSNIFSDLPIDDYQVFVKDVECGELVFSEELFLLYYDKFFTPNSDGFNDYWQIFNSKRETGLRIRIYDRYGKLIAIIDPQGIGWDGTYNGVDVPSSDYWFRVERPSGKTYNGHFTLKR, from the coding sequence TTGATTCCTATCAAATCCTTAGGCCAAGCAGAGCGCAATAATTGGTATTTTGGAGCATTAGCTGGAGTTAGTTTTAATGGGGGTAGTTTAACTTCCTTAAACGATAACGGGATCCTACGCCCTATCGCTTTTGGACAAATTCAAGGTCCTGATAATATTGCGGTGGTCAATGATCCCGCTGGAAATTTATTATTCTACACCGAAGGAAGAGTCTTTAAAAATAGACTCCAACAAAATATGCCTAGTACTCCTACAGACGAGTATGCCTTTAGAGAATCACAACAAGTGGTCACCCGTAATCCTGGTAATCCCGATCAATATTACCTGTTTGTAATTATCCAAGATGGTTTAATGATGAGATTGAGCTACACCATAGTAGATATGTCTCTAGACAATGGATTAGGTGATATTTTATTAGAAAGCGCTCATACCATCGTGTTGAATAACGTGGGTCAACAAATGACTACCGCTCAACATGCTAATGGTAGAGATATATGGGTAATTTGTCAAGGCAATGGCACTTTTAATTCGTTTTTAGTTTCTCCTGGAGGAGTTTCCACTGTCGCCATTAGATCTCAAACAGGATTGAGCCCAGTAGATGGTAATTTTAACAATTTTGGCGCCATAGAAACTTCGCCTAACAATCAATTAATCGCTGGTATTTTTTCAGACCTAGGAAAGGTTTTGCTTTTTGAGTTCGATAATCTAACTGGACAGCTTAACTCCATTTACGAAGACGAGCCTGCTATTGCGTCACCCTTGCCATTTACAGGGGTTGAGTTTTCTATAAATAGTGAGGTGCTATATGTAACTCATAATACAGCAGGTATACGACAGTATGATTTGAGCGACTTAAGCCAAATACCCTCTTTTGTAAGTATAACTCCCCAAACCGGTGGTTTAGCATTTTCACATTTAAAACGAGGTCCTGACGGAAAAATATATGTAAGCAACAGAGGAACTTCCTTTTTAGGGGCTATAAATGACCCCAATACGTTAGGTATAGGGTGTGATTATCAAACCAATGTATTTAACTTCTCTTCAGGAGCTCACCTATTAGATTTACCTACCTTTTTATTACCAGACCGACCAGAAGGAATTTCTTTCCTTAATATCTGTTTGGGAGAAAGCACCCAATTGCGATTTGGTACCGATTTTTTTTCTACCAATTATGAATGGGATTTAGGTAATGGGACAACCATCATGGGCAGTGACACCATCAATTACACCTATCCTGTGCCAGGAAGGTATACGGTTACGGTACAAGGTAGGGATCAATTTGGTTCTCCTACTTTTTCTGATAGTAAAGAAGTGATCATATACGACTCACCTGTTATCGCTCCTATAGACGACATTTACAATTGTCTTGAAGACACCGCCTTCTTTTTTATTTTTATGGAAGATGAGATTTTAGGTGTTTTAGATCCTAACGTATTTCAGGTCAGTTATTATTTAAATGAGGAGGATGCATTAGTAAGAGACAACAACGTTATTGAATATACCCCTGGAATAGGCTCCCAAACGGTATGGGTACGCATTGATAACAAATTAAATTTTCAATGCTTTGACATCACTAGTTTTGATATCATAACGCCTGAATTTTTTACTATAGATATAGATACAGAGCAATTTCTTTGCGATAATTCTGACCTTAGCTTAAGGGCCCCTGACGGTTTTTTGAGTTATGAATGGAATACCGGCAGCACAGATCAAGAAATAATTATCAATGCCACTGGTGATTATAGGCTTACTGTAGTTAAGGATTTGGGTAATTTCACCTGTGAAGCTTTTATTGTGATTGATGTTTCATTAGCTTCTCTTCCAGTAATAGAAATGATAAACATCACAGACTGGTCAGCAAATTCCAACTCCATTGAAGTGATTATGGAAGAAGCTGGTGTGTATGAATACTCCCTAGACAACCGTATTTTTCAAAGTTCTAATATATTTTCGGACCTGCCTATAGACGATTATCAAGTTTTTGTAAAAGATGTAGAATGTGGAGAATTAGTCTTTAGTGAAGAATTATTTTTGCTCTATTACGACAAATTCTTCACCCCTAATAGCGATGGCTTTAACGATTACTGGCAAATTTTCAACTCCAAAAGAGAAACGGGTCTCCGTATACGTATATATGACCGCTATGGAAAGCTGATTGCCATCATTGATCCTCAGGGAATAGGATGGGACGGCACTTACAATGGTGTTGATGTACCTTCTTCTGATTATTGGTTTCGTGTGGAACGACCCAGTGGCAAAACATATAATGGTCATTTTACTTTAAAGAGATAA
- a CDS encoding YitT family protein, giving the protein MRTYFKEYSQIAVGILLASVGLKAFLLPNNFLDGGVTGIAILLSQQTGWNISILLVLISIPFIIVGVFTVSKRIVIKSIIAITLLALSISLETFSTITEDKLLIAIFGGIFLGAGIGITIRNGAVLDGSELLGLFVFNKYGISIGKTILIFNVILFAITAYVVSVEVAMYSILAYLVTAKVIDLFIQGLENFIGLTIVSHKSEVIEEAIVEQLGVGMTIYKGANGYGRSGKSKKVHIIQTVINRIDINKTLKLVEELDPKAFIIEFDVNKVRGGVLKRYLTRGSNTSLTKAMVKKARSL; this is encoded by the coding sequence ATGCGCACTTATTTCAAAGAATATAGTCAAATAGCCGTGGGTATTCTATTAGCAAGTGTAGGCTTAAAAGCCTTCTTGTTGCCTAATAATTTTCTAGATGGTGGTGTAACTGGAATTGCGATTTTGTTGAGTCAGCAAACCGGCTGGAATATTTCGATCTTACTGGTTCTTATAAGCATCCCATTTATTATAGTGGGAGTTTTTACAGTTTCCAAAAGAATAGTGATCAAATCAATTATTGCGATTACTTTGCTCGCACTCTCTATAAGTCTGGAAACCTTCAGCACGATTACCGAGGATAAATTATTGATCGCAATTTTTGGTGGTATATTTTTGGGTGCTGGGATAGGAATAACGATAAGAAACGGTGCTGTACTAGACGGCTCTGAATTATTAGGCCTTTTTGTTTTTAATAAATATGGTATTAGTATTGGTAAAACGATACTGATTTTTAACGTAATACTATTTGCTATTACGGCTTATGTCGTGTCTGTGGAAGTAGCGATGTATTCTATTCTTGCTTATCTAGTAACTGCCAAGGTGATTGATTTATTTATTCAAGGACTGGAAAACTTTATAGGTCTTACTATAGTTTCTCATAAATCTGAAGTTATTGAAGAGGCAATTGTGGAGCAGTTAGGTGTGGGAATGACTATTTATAAAGGCGCAAATGGTTATGGACGTAGTGGTAAAAGCAAAAAGGTACATATTATTCAAACGGTTATCAATCGCATCGATATCAATAAGACCTTAAAACTGGTGGAGGAATTGGATCCAAAAGCTTTCATTATTGAATTTGATGTCAATAAGGTACGTGGAGGCGTGTTAAAAAGATACCTCACTAGAGGCTCCAATACTTCTCTAACAAAAGCTATGGTTAAAAAAGCCCGTTCCTTATAA
- a CDS encoding NAD(P)-dependent oxidoreductase, giving the protein MKFAIIRERKNPPDRRVVFTPEQLSRLGLAFAKAEFIVESSPIRIFPDGQYQSHAIVVKDDVSDADVMIGVKEVPIKALIPNKKYFFFSHTIKKQPYNSQLLRAVLDKKIELYDHETIVKKNGARLIGFGRYAGIVGAYNGFRALGLRDGLFELPKVEDLPDYAALKAELKHINNKLPAIHILMTGNGKVAGGIREVLEKLKIKELKPKEYLQLGHFKNIQTTFTVLDVHHYYTRKDGYRPTKTECYNNPELLVSDFSKYAKITDMLITGHFYGNAAPYLFTREDAKQPDFKISLVADVSCDIDGPIASTIRPSTIADPIYGYDAQGEKEVAFKTPGSITVMAVDNLPCELPKDASEGFGEMFEKHVIPAFFNGDKNGVLERAQMTTSDGKLTERFAYLHDYVYGEQTAF; this is encoded by the coding sequence ATGAAGTTTGCCATTATAAGAGAAAGGAAGAATCCGCCAGATAGGAGAGTGGTGTTTACTCCAGAGCAGTTGAGCCGTTTAGGTCTCGCTTTCGCGAAAGCGGAATTCATAGTAGAATCCTCACCCATCAGAATCTTTCCAGACGGCCAGTACCAATCTCATGCGATAGTGGTAAAGGATGACGTAAGCGATGCTGATGTCATGATAGGCGTAAAAGAAGTGCCTATAAAAGCATTGATTCCCAATAAAAAATACTTTTTCTTTTCCCATACCATTAAAAAACAACCCTATAATAGCCAGCTGCTTAGAGCAGTTTTGGATAAAAAAATTGAGCTTTATGATCATGAAACCATCGTAAAAAAGAACGGTGCGCGACTGATTGGTTTTGGAAGATATGCCGGTATAGTAGGTGCTTATAACGGTTTCCGAGCATTGGGTTTGCGAGACGGTTTATTTGAATTACCTAAAGTAGAAGACTTGCCCGATTACGCAGCTCTAAAAGCAGAATTGAAACACATTAACAATAAATTACCAGCTATTCATATCCTAATGACAGGAAATGGTAAAGTTGCTGGCGGTATAAGAGAGGTGCTGGAAAAGCTGAAAATAAAAGAACTGAAACCTAAGGAATACCTGCAGTTAGGTCATTTTAAAAATATACAGACCACTTTTACCGTACTAGATGTACATCACTATTACACCCGTAAAGATGGTTACCGACCTACTAAAACAGAGTGCTACAACAATCCAGAATTACTGGTAAGCGATTTTTCAAAATACGCCAAAATAACGGACATGTTAATTACAGGTCATTTTTATGGCAATGCAGCTCCTTATCTTTTTACCCGAGAAGATGCCAAACAACCCGATTTTAAAATCAGCTTAGTGGCAGACGTGAGTTGTGATATCGATGGTCCTATTGCGTCAACCATAAGACCTAGTACCATAGCAGACCCTATTTATGGCTATGACGCTCAAGGCGAAAAGGAGGTCGCTTTCAAAACTCCTGGATCCATTACCGTAATGGCGGTAGATAATTTACCCTGTGAATTGCCTAAAGATGCCAGTGAAGGATTCGGCGAAATGTTTGAAAAGCATGTGATACCTGCTTTTTTTAACGGAGATAAAAATGGAGTTTTAGAACGCGCTCAAATGACCACTAGCGATGGAAAGCTAACAGAACGATTTGCCTACCTTCATGATTATGTGTACGGTGAGCAAACCGCCTTTTAG